In Pectinophora gossypiella chromosome 1, ilPecGoss1.1, whole genome shotgun sequence, one genomic interval encodes:
- the LOC126382048 gene encoding serine/threonine-protein phosphatase 1 regulatory subunit 10-like encodes MPRIDPIQLLNCLSVLLSPTGGIKSTDEVQRLASLMTKFSKKLVSKCIYIQILKCTETELLGLFMASGGWRLVHTWLTESIVAKNWPLVRELLELLLLCPVDIERLKTNNCPKLVKELSKDGNHIALRALASKLVEQWLKTVKGDNVPPIEIADIPQIIAEAQSATNCNVTVKSDITFDSESGDKNCDEENKSPNAAFINPEVTEDNEHEITIKEELEKDNDALPVLKISVKDGKQVISQVDDSQTSEESSEKEKSREKHKSKSKEKDKSHDKTSSKSSSSSKHSSKSHSSSSDKEKSHKSSRSSHHSSSKDKSKDKDRHSSSHSSKSKSDSSRRSSSSSSSKSSKDDKSRHGSDKDKSKDKSKEEPKTETPEDKQSKPEDKMSPSIHKLGKIPKLSDSKKEKPSISIEVRKPDEPKPKTVKTFHSKFRKHGLEEEVKPPPSRASLLNKKVPPVLPPTIPVPKRPSPVHNETPPEKKPKTVEPVEKPGAIKLIPPKPKPMLLLESDMFMDALNASATNKKEPKKRKRRTSGSKDGNTTGEGSPPHTPTSVTSPNSEKSVPPRFYQDTLDAEENKEASSKNTDNTGSATTNKETEKEETMDTSEPHTLTVNGLKGVLCYHKRKGPKKSIKWKPDTELEEIQYFELDETERVNVTRTFTDMKYLEKINERDAFQKARNLSTDDVMEEKTNWKPLIPVDCEGQIQVEYGKNSKEKEIQAIRQKGTLQPLYFHKSMIPDSALEPDPETHPYTEPTIIPLEDVTGNQDNVSDFRNMPWPEPKGNAPPPTSNVSMPSMFPTNMAQFPGGFPPAQFPGVPGFQGPNMVPAEWQNGVPPNMMPNGMPGPMPPAGLAPGAMPPGMMVPPENMMMNPEMFGAPNPMFPMPPENFNMQQNMFPMDFNMAAPQGPPGPDGFGPSNFRGAMRGRGAGGHWRGKTSGSWEGPPRGRGGRGGRKAVCMYFQRRGSCRQGDNCTFLHPGVNCPY; translated from the exons ATG CCGCGCATTGATCCAATACAGTTGCTTAACTGCCTCAGCGTGCTACTGTCACCGACTGGCGGAATTAAAAGCACAGACGAAGTGCAAAGATTGGCTAG TTTAATGACTAAATTCTCGAAGAAATTGGTGTCTAAATGTATTTACATTCAAATACTGAAGTGTACAGAGACAGAACTTTTGGGGTTATTCATGGCTTCCGGCGGCTGGCGCTTAGTGCATACATGGCTCACCGAAAGCATAGTTGCAAAAAATTGGCCACTTGTAAGAGAACTATTGGAACTTCTCTTATTATGTCCTGTGGATATAGAACGTTTAAAGACTAACAATTGTCCAAAACTTGTCAAAGAACTTTCCAAGGATGGCAACCATATCG ctCTTAGAGCCTTGGCATCTAAATTAGTGGAACAATGGCTAAAGACAGTAAAAGGCGATAATGTGCCACCCATAGAGATCGCAGACATACCCCAAATCATTGCTGAAGCTCAGTCAGCAACAAATTGTAATGTTACTGTCAAAAGTGATATTACCTTCGACTCTGAAAGTGGTGACAAAAATTGTGACGAAGAAAATAAATCTCCTAATGCAGCTTTTATTAATCCTGAAGTGACTGAAGACAATGAGCATGAAATTACAATCAAAGAGGAATTAGAAAAAGATAACGACGCATTACCTGTTTTAAAAATTAGCGTTAAGGATGGAAAACAAGTAATATCACAGGTTGATGATAGCCAAACATCTGAAGAATCGtcggaaaaagaaaaaagtagagAAAAGCACAAGtctaaaagtaaagaaaaagatAAGTCTCATGACAAGACTAGTTCGAAATCGTCTAGTTCATCAAAACATTCAAGCAAGTCGCATTCTTCTTCAAGCGATAAAGAAAAAAGTCACAAAAGTAGTAGGTCTAGTCACCATAGTAGCAGTAAAGATAAATCGAAAGATAAAGATAGACATTCTTCGTCGCATTCTTCTAAGTCTAAAAGCGACAGTAGCCGAAGATCTAGTTCTAGCTCCAGTAGCAAATCATCAAAGGACGATAAAAGTAGGCACGGTTCTGATAAAGACAAAAGTAAAGATAAAAGTAAGGAAGAACCGAAGACTGAAACACCAGAAGACAAACAATCTAAACCTGAAGATAAAATGTCGCCGTCTATTCATAAACTAGGAAAAATTCCTAAATTAAGtgattctaaaaaagaaaaaccatcAATTTCAATAGAAGTTAGAAAACCTGATGAACCTAAACCAAAAACTGTTAAGACATTCCACTCAAAATTTAGAAAACATGGCCTTGAAGAAGAAGTTAAACCGCCGCCGTCAAGGGCTTCATTgttaaacaaaaaagttcccCCTGTTCTACCACCTACAATACCAGTACCGAAGCGACCATCTCCAGTTCATAACGAAACTCCACCAGAAAAGAAGCCAAAAACTGTAGAGCCAGTAGAGAAACCTGGTGCTATTAAATTAATTCCCCCTAAACCGAAAC CTATGCTGTTATTGGAGAGCGACATGTTCATGGATGCATTAAATGCTTCTGCCACAAACAAAAAAGAACCTAAGAAGAGAAAACGGCGCACCAGCGGCTCTAAAGATGGAAACACGACGGGTGAGGGATCACCACCACACACTCCCACATCTGTCACAAGTCCAAATAGTGAGAAATCTGTTCCACCAAGATTTTATCAAGATACATTGGACGCTGAGGAAAATAAAGAAGCTTCCTCTAAAAATACTGATAATACCGGAAGTGCCACGACTAACAAAGAAACGGAAAAAGAAGAAACGATGGATACTTCTGAGCCACATACCTTAACTGTCAACGGATTGAAAGGAGTATTGTGTTATCATAAAAGAAAAGGTCCTAAGAAGAGTATAAAATGGAAACCGGACACGGAACTAGAAGAAATCCAATACTTCGAATTGGATGAAACTGAACGTGTAAATGTTACAAGAACATTTACTGATATGAAATATTTAGAAAAGATAAATGAAAGAGACGCGTTCCAAAAAGCAAGAAACCTTAGTACTGACGATGTAATGGAAGAAAAAACCAACTGGAAACCTTTGATCCCGGTTGACTGCGAAGGTCAAATCCAAGTAGAGTATggtaaaaatagtaaagaaaaagaaatacaagCCATTCGGCAAAAAGGAACTTTGCAGCCTTTGTATTTCCATAAATCAATGATCCCAGATTCTGCTTTAGAACCCGATCCTGAAACGCATCCTTATACCGAACCAACCATAATACCATTAGAAGATGTCACTGGTAACCAAGATAACGTCAGTGATTTCCGCAATATGCCTTGGCCAGAACCTAAAGGCAACGCACCTCCGCCCACTAGCAATGTTAGTATGCCCAGCATGTTCCCTACGAATATGGCCCAATTTCCAGGTGGTTTTCCTCCAGCACAATTTCCTGGTGTGCCTGGTTTCCAAGGTCCTAATATGGTACCGGCCGAGTGGCAAAATGGAGTACCTCCTAATATGATGCCAAATGGTATGCCTGGTCCTATGCCTCCTGCAGGACTCGCTCCTGGTGCCATGCCACCTGGTATGATGGTTCCGCCTGAAAACATGATGATGAACCCTGAAATGTTTGGTGCACCAAATCCAATGTTCCCGATGCCACCAGAAAACTTCAATATGCAACAAAACATGTTTCCTATGGATTTCAACATGGCTGCACCACAGGGTCCACCTGGTCCAGATGGATTTGGGCCGTCAAATTTCCGAGGTGCCATGCGCGGGCGTGGTGCTGGCGGTCACTGGCGAGGGAAGACCTCTGGCAGTTGGGAAGGTCCTCCAAGGGGACGAGGAGGTCGCGGAGGGCGCAAAGCCGTATGTATGTACTTCCAGAGAAGAGGCTCTTGTCGACAGGGAGATAACTGTACGTTTTTACATCCAGGTGTAAACTGTCCGTATTAA
- the LOC126382064 gene encoding glycerophosphocholine phosphodiesterase GPCPD1-like: MQSWFFLQGRKKQKNIPQKNMSHKPPKEAAEVLSQDWVFTVSAPDVAAKEKLFITGNIPELGEWVYNKCVPMEFEPGTDQWTKTVTIPNTCEVLYRYAICVVLEDTNEIIVRRWETNVKPRVITENMLHPTVDVFGEYDEKKMVGRGWLTAQSLVQFKFLNNPLKLKSRKGNRNMNIKVTPVKLSFGTEAVVEDSSVSTDIMEATEVPQGVYVEVSTLDNDTTICSAHPQDQFGREYKPNDILVINVFAPQPKILAYLVDFYSYSSRASTEDPPYHVGYTYVLPNMFKPSEGTMELPVTCNVKHRPLGTISIEYLIVNPMPEQLCDFEVTFAKHWNASWTGLEVGHRGLGASFKTKEGNAIRENTVASLKKAAASGADMLEFDVQLSKDLIPVIYHDFYVCISMKRKKEIDFSEMLELPVKDFTLEHLQNLKVYHLVEGRNHEMLFNDEELEEHQPFPTLKHIMDCIDIHVGFNIELKWTMEMDDGTFELENPFDMNTYVDKVLDVVLKHAGERRIVLSCFNPDICTMATNKQNKYPVMFLTQGVTKKYQQYKDPRCLTIPAAVQSAVSSDILGIVVHTEDLLRDPTQVKLATDAGLVIFCWGDENNDKNTIMQLKGMGLHAVIYDKLDQYTTKEVKESIFLVEARLSERELLQMAELEDERTESSGAASVGTSENAVRPYLDLTVRDRLKDHSTVTSLESLASSIDLRDDASDKNLRDDASDKNLKRNRDDAISNYQKECQVKEQRNNFHGIFPCGDTSKGSPKKSRNN, translated from the exons ATGCAGAGTTGGTTTTTCTTACAAGGTcgtaagaaacaaaaaaatataccccAAAAAAATATGTCTCATAAACCACCAAAAGAAGCTGCCGAGGTGCTTTCCCAAGATTGGGTTTTTACTGTGAGTGCGCCTGATGTAGCTGCCAAGGAGAAGTTGTTTATAACGGGTAATATTCCCGAACTTGGCGAGTGGGTGTATAACAAATGCGTGCCGATGgaattcgaaccagggacagaTCAATGGACAAAGACAGTGACTATCCCAAACACTTGCGAAGTGTTGTATAGATACGCGATATGCGTGGTACTTGAAGACACTAACGAGATCATCGTGCGGCGCTGGGAGACCAATGTCAAACCGAGGGTGATCACAGAGAACATGCTACACCCCACTGTTGATGTTTTCGGCGAATATGATGAGAAGAAAATGGTTGGTAGAGGATGGCTAACAGCCCAGTCTTTAGTACAATTCAAGTTCCTCAATAATcctttaaaactaaaaagccGTAAAGGAAATAGAAACATGAACATAAAGGTTACTCCAGTTAAACTGTCATTTGGAACAGAAGCAGTTGTCGAGGACTCATCTGTTAGCACTGACATTATGGAGGCTACTGAGGTGCCACAAGGAGTGTATGTGGAAGTGTCTACTCTGGATAATGATACAACAATCTGTTCTGCACATCCCCAGGATCAGTTTGGCAGAGAATATAAACCAAATGATATTTTAGTTATCAATGTCTTTGCACCTCAACCCAAAATCCTGGCTTATTTAGTTGATTTCTACTCATATAGCTCAAGAGCTTCAACTGAGGATCCACCCTATCATGTGGGCTATACATATGTTTTGCCCAATATGTTCAAGCCATCAGAAGGTACTATGGAGCTACCTGTTACATGCAATGTCAAACACAGACCGCTCGGCACAATTTCTATAGAGTACCTGATTGTTAACCCTATGCCTGAGCAGCTCTGTGACTTTGAAGTCACATTTGCTAAGCACTGGAACGCATCATGGACTGGGTTAGAAGTTGGCCATCGAGGACTTGGTGCAAGCTTCAAAACAAAAGA AGGAAATGCTATTCGTGAAAACACTGTAGCATCTCTTAAAAAGGCAGCTGCAAGTGGTGCAGATATGCTTGAATTTGATGTTCAGCTAAGCAAAGACTTGATACCAGTTATTTATCATGATTTTTATGTGTGTATCTCaatgaaaagaaagaaagaaatagacTTCTCAGAAATGCTAGAATTGCCTGTGAAGGACTTCACCTTGGAACATCTTCAGAACCTTAAG gtGTACCATTTGGTAGAAGGCCGTAATCATGAAATGTTATTTAATGATGAAGAATTAGAAGAGCATCAACCATTTCCAACTTTAAAGCACATCATGGATTGTATAGATATACATGTTGGTTTCAACATAGAACTCAAGTGGACCATGGAAATGGATGATGGGACCTTTGAGTTGGAAAATCCATTTGACATGAACACCTATGTTGACAAG GTATTAGATGTGGTATTGAAACACGCCGGAGAGCGTCGCATAGTATTATCATGTTTCAACCCTGACATCTGCACCATGGCCACCAACAAGCAAAACAAGTATCCCGTTATGTTTTTGACGCAA GGTGTGACTAAAAAGTACCAGCAATACAAGGATCCCAGGTGCTTGACCATACCTGCCGCAGTGCAGAGCGCAGTCAGCTCGGATATTCTAGGCATCGTCGTTCATACTGAAGACTTGCTCAGAGATCCAACGCAG GTGAAGTTGGCGACGGACGCAGGCCTAGTAATATTCTGCTGGGGAGATGAGAATAACGACAAAAATACTATCATGCAGCTCAAGGGGATGGGGTTGCACGCCGTCATTTACGACAAGTTAGATCAATACACCACCAAAGAAGTAAag GAGAGCATATTCCTGGTGGAGGCTCGCCTGTCGGAGCGCGAGCTGCTGCAGATGGCGGAGCTGGAGGATGAGCGGACGGAGAGCAGCGGCGCGGCCTCGGTCGGCACCTCTGAGAACGCCGTGCGGCCCTACCTCGACCTCACCGTGCGCGACCGCCTCAAGGACCACTCCACCGTCACCTCCCTAGAGTCGCTCGCCTCCTCCATAGACCTCCGCGATGACGCCTCCGACAAAAACCTCCGCGATGACGCCTCCGACAAAAACCTCAAACGCAACAGAGACGATGCCATTTCCAACTACCAAAAGGAGTGTCAGGTGAAAGAGCAACGAAATAATTTCCACGGCATATTTCCCTGTGGTGATACCTCCAAGGGTTCCCCTAAAAAGAGCCGAAACAATTAG
- the LOC126382369 gene encoding transmembrane protein 268 isoform X2, giving the protein MSSTDVANSSAKTSETNGNIHQDKLPKDWVKFDDESPQTSDPLSDPKVSSEIPVSTTASTSHTTSSEPAAVLKTETVHVNLERGDRNTEPVTQATLSKNVEFVNVRQGFSNGDIIVTLLPVNSKWPWITAARFRPELVPEELMAQGLTLTVEEYVHAMELLVNDARFTLYNICYKRVLVCWITLAFLVLLALLFSGLTGLTLFSLGVLWLVLNAAAIFLCMWIKLKLSKGLEQCLGSVNKLLNKHKLILALDDRGKISCHKVNLCFIYFDSGPCIAHIQQFIESEEGKTIMEGWEQRLDVPANDIVIQGSQSTRLSRRQERGALLFLRYAGRWGAYAVKNRLNLSSSVPGRHGAKYVCPCQFIEEHLKTKPPAGMAKFFMLPNQNVQLY; this is encoded by the exons ATGAGTAGTACAGATGTGGCAAATAGTTCGGCTAAAACAAGTGAAACAAATGGTAATATTCATCAAGATAAATTGCCAAAAGATTGGGTGAAATTTGACGATGAGTCTCCTCAAACAAGCGATCCTCTGTCAGATCCTAAAGTTTCTTCAGAGATTCCTGTTTCGACAACTGCAAGTACATCACATACTACATCATCAGAACCTGCTGCCGTCCTAAAAACTGAAACCGTACACGTTAATTTAGAGAGAGGAGACAGAAACACAGAACCCGTGACTCAAGCCACTCTCTCTAAGAACGTAGAGTTTGTCAACGTGCGTCAAGGTttct CAAATGGTGACATAATAGTAACACTACTCCCTGTAAATAGTAAATGGCCATGGATAACTGCGGCGCGTTTCCGTCCTGAACTTGTACCTGAGGAGCTGATGGCTCAGGGCTTAACA ctAACTGTTGAAGAATATGTACATGCAATGGAACTTCTGGTCAATGATGCACGATTTACACTCTACAATATTTGTTACAAAAGAGTTCTTGTCTGCTGGATAACTCTCGCCTTCCTGGTACTGCTGGCGTTGTTGTTCTCTGGACTCACCGGACTGACTTTGTTCTCCCTTGGAGTACTATGGTTGGTTCTGAATGCAGCTGCCATTTTCCTTTGTATGTGGATAAAACTTAAACTTTCTAAGGGATTGGAACAATGTTTAGGAAGTGTTAACAAATTGCTCAATAAACACAAACTGATACTGGCATTGGATGATAGAGGAAAGATATCTTGTCATAAAgtgaatttatgttttatttactttgacTCGGGACCTTGCATTGCTCACATACAGCAGTTCATTGAAAGTGAAGAGGGCAAAACAATTATGGAAGGTTGGGAACAGAGGTTGGATGTACCTGCCAATGATATTGTGATTCAAGGAAGCCAGTCAACAAGACTATCACGGAGACAG GAAAGGGGTGCACTTCTATTTTTGCGATATGCTGGTCGCTGGGGCGCGTATGCGGTTAAAAATCGTCTGAATCTGAGCAGCTCAGTGCCCGGTCGCCACGGTGCGAAATACGTATGCCCGTGCCAGTTCATAGAAGAGCACCTCAAAACGAAACCACCTGCAGGCATGGCGAAGTTCTTCATGTTACCCAACCAAAATGTTCAACTGTACTAA
- the LOC126382369 gene encoding uncharacterized protein LOC126382369 isoform X1 has protein sequence MSSTDVANSSAKTSETNGNIHQDKLPKDWVKFDDESPQTSDPLSDPKVSSEIPVSTTASTSHTTSSEPAAVLKTETVHVNLERGDRNTEPVTQATLSKNVEFVNVRQGFSNGDIIVTLLPVNSKWPWITAARFRPELVPEELMAQGLTLTVEEYVHAMELLVNDARFTLYNICYKRVLVCWITLAFLVLLALLFSGLTGLTLFSLGVLWLVLNAAAIFLCMWIKLKLSKGLEQCLGSVNKLLNKHKLILALDDRGKISCHKVNLCFIYFDSGPCIAHIQQFIESEEGKTIMEGWEQRLDVPANDIVIQGSQSTRLSRRQGMAEPVYLRYLQRWGKDFLRRRLDWTLDEDGGNPAAPRHLTHALCPCQYVEEILRNKEPRDTRACCPSCNDWLRRRGLD, from the exons ATGAGTAGTACAGATGTGGCAAATAGTTCGGCTAAAACAAGTGAAACAAATGGTAATATTCATCAAGATAAATTGCCAAAAGATTGGGTGAAATTTGACGATGAGTCTCCTCAAACAAGCGATCCTCTGTCAGATCCTAAAGTTTCTTCAGAGATTCCTGTTTCGACAACTGCAAGTACATCACATACTACATCATCAGAACCTGCTGCCGTCCTAAAAACTGAAACCGTACACGTTAATTTAGAGAGAGGAGACAGAAACACAGAACCCGTGACTCAAGCCACTCTCTCTAAGAACGTAGAGTTTGTCAACGTGCGTCAAGGTttct CAAATGGTGACATAATAGTAACACTACTCCCTGTAAATAGTAAATGGCCATGGATAACTGCGGCGCGTTTCCGTCCTGAACTTGTACCTGAGGAGCTGATGGCTCAGGGCTTAACA ctAACTGTTGAAGAATATGTACATGCAATGGAACTTCTGGTCAATGATGCACGATTTACACTCTACAATATTTGTTACAAAAGAGTTCTTGTCTGCTGGATAACTCTCGCCTTCCTGGTACTGCTGGCGTTGTTGTTCTCTGGACTCACCGGACTGACTTTGTTCTCCCTTGGAGTACTATGGTTGGTTCTGAATGCAGCTGCCATTTTCCTTTGTATGTGGATAAAACTTAAACTTTCTAAGGGATTGGAACAATGTTTAGGAAGTGTTAACAAATTGCTCAATAAACACAAACTGATACTGGCATTGGATGATAGAGGAAAGATATCTTGTCATAAAgtgaatttatgttttatttactttgacTCGGGACCTTGCATTGCTCACATACAGCAGTTCATTGAAAGTGAAGAGGGCAAAACAATTATGGAAGGTTGGGAACAGAGGTTGGATGTACCTGCCAATGATATTGTGATTCAAGGAAGCCAGTCAACAAGACTATCACGGAGACAG GGTATGGCAGAACCAGTGTACCTTCGGTACCTGCAACGCTGGGGCAAAGACTTCCTGCGGCGGCGACTCGACTGGACTCTAGACGAGGACGGCGGGAACCCCGCAGCGCCGCGCCATTTAACGCACGCGCTTTGCCCGTGCCAATACGTTGAGGAGATATTGCGGAACAAAGAGCCCCGAGACACCCGAGCCTGTTGCCCATCCTGCAACGACTGGCTCAGGCGACGGGGTCTCGATTGA
- the LOC126382344 gene encoding suppressor APC domain-containing protein 2, giving the protein MNQANSRNMESLPKQFVSAMRTLFDIMDDKRTGYVKVTDIENRWRDDRTKGLPRGVIESLQKVASHDGLLTFERFCTGLKICLLQNQVQSTSDKIDRHNDGVEKSVMHRQMSAQMHRPPSAPLLDVNDAPILERNWNVIKSSEASAQQRTISMPQLIGRKEVPVQELRHTSVSIPKHENRVYGPPKPPRLEKNLTDRKETSRSTYKSEEEVVFDTEEIPDNKINFDEISRVVEEQSRGLGDGRSANESQPNMRRTNRRREPRRHTLHNGVDYNLLKRMKQIEQEKDILLQGLSAVEEAREWYLKQLSEVQEKMRYAGRMGAYVEPWSEAHQERLELLRARVLELNRQLGALAAGWRHGPLSLHMNLALPAASLSGAPTTPNKATVLRSQNRMLAEEVNRKNERITVLEREKSALIRELLLQRNKVKLMDNFS; this is encoded by the exons ATGAACCAAGCAAATTCTAGAAACATGGAATCGTTACCGAAGCAGTTCGTTTCGGCAATGCGAACTTTATTTGATATTATGGACGACAAACGTACAGGATATGTGAAGGTAACAGACATTGAGAATCGTTGGCGTGATGATCGTACCAAGGGCTTGCCTCGCGGTGTCATAGAAAGCCTCCAAAAGGTCGCCTCCCACGATGGTTTATTAACATTTGAGCGCTTTTGTACTGGCTTAAAAATATGCCTCTTACAAAATCAAGTACAAAGCACTTCGGACAAAATAGACAGACATAATGACGGAGTTGAAAAATCAGTTATGCATAGACAAATGAGTGCGCAAATGCACCGCCCTCCTTCGGCTCCTTTACTGGATGTTAATGATGCGCCAATCCTAGAGAGAAACTGGAATGTAATAAAAAGCTCCGAGGCCTCAGCCCAACAGAGAACTATAAGTATGCCACAGTTGATCGGACGTAAAGAAGTTCCAGTACAAGAGTTGAGACATACTTCCGTATCGATACCGAAACATGAAAACAGAGTGTACGGTCCCCCCAAACCTCCAAGATTGGAAAAGAATTTAACAGACAGAAAGGAGACTTCTCGTTCTACTTATAAGTCAGAGGAGGAAGTTGTATTCGATACCGAAGAAATTCCTGACAACAAAATAAATTTTGACGAAATATCTCGAGTAGTGGAGGAACAGAGCAGAGGACTTGGAGACGGACGATCGGCAAACGAAAGCCAGCCCAACATGCGACGAACTAATCGCCGACGAGAACCACGGCGGCATACCTTGCACAACGGCGTCGACTACAACCTTCTGAAACGAATGAAACAAATTGAGCAAGAGAAAGACATCTTGCTGCAGGGATTGTCTGCGGTAGAAGAAGCTCGCGAATGGTATCTCAAGCAATTATCAGAAGTCCAGGAAAAGATGCGCTACGCAGGGCGTATGGGAGCGTACGTG GAGCCGTGGAGTGAAGCTCATCAGGAGCGACTGGAGTTGCTACGAGCGCGAGTGTTGGAGCTGAACCGTCAGCTGGGCGCGCTGGCGGCGGGCTGGCGCCACGGGCCGCTTTCCCTCCACATGAACTTGGCTTTACCAGCGGCATCGCTCTCTGGAGCACCCACCACTCCTAACAAAGCTACCGTGCTTCGTTCGCAGAACCGCATGCTTGCCGAG